TGCCTTGCGGGTCGAGGTCAATCAGCAGAATCTGGTAGCCGCGTGCGGCGAGGTCGCATGCGAGATTCACGGCGGTCGTCGTCTTACCGACGCCACCCTTCTGGTTCGCTAGCGCCAGAACCTTACTCACCAGTCGCACCTGATGCGACGACGCTTGCCTGCTGCACGTTCTCCCGGCTCAACCTCCGACTGATTCCCGCGCGTACCGCCCGGCCCCCCGAGAGGTGATCGCTAAGGATACCAGAGGACTGAGCCGAGTGAGCGATGTCAGACCGGCCAATCAGTTCCAGAATCGTGCTGCCAGCGGCTTGCGCTTCGGATATGCGCCGGTCTCTTCCGCCTGCTGCTCCATCCGCTTGATGCCACGGCGGACGTAGGTGACGCCCGTCCAGCGCACAGGCTCAGGCTCCCAGTCCGGCGAGGCGTGCGTCGTCATCGGCAGATGTGTCAGCTCGGTGTCCTTCTCAGTGATGAGATCTGCCAGGACGCGGCCAGACAGGTTGGTCGTGGCAACCCCTTCGCCCGAGTAGCCGTAGGCGCGGGCGATGCCCGTCTTGCGGTCGTAGGACATTGTCGGGATGCGATCGCGCGGGACACCAAGGACGCCGCCCCATGCGTGCGTGAACTTCACATCCTTCAGCATCGGGAACCAGTCGACGGCTGACTCCCGCCCAAGCTCGAAGATCTCTTCGCGCAGATCCAGCGCATCACTGATGCGTGAGCCGTACGGGTAGCGCCCGCTATACGGGCCGAAGGCGATCCGACCGTCGGCGGTGTGGTTCAGGTAGCCTCCAGTGGTGCCCCAGCCGCCGACGACTTCGCGCTTCTCCCAGCCGATCTGCTGCCAGATCTCGTCGGGCAGTGGCTCGGTGACGACGATGTGCGATGTCATCGGGATGATCTGGCGGGAGAGCTGCGGAAGCTGCGACAGGTATGCCTCACCAGCCAGCACGATCACCTTGGCCACGACATTGCCGCGCTCGGTGTCAAGTCGCGGTAGCGGCCCGGGCACGAAGCTCGTCACGCGGGTCTGCTCATAGATCGTGCCACCATGGCGCTCGACGGCGCGCGCGAGGCCGCGCGTCAGCCTGGCTGGCTGCACTGACGCGCCTTCCTTATTCCAGAACGATCCGATAGCGCGGGTGACGCGCAGGTGTTTTGCGGTTTCGTTAGCATCCAGCAGTGCACCGTGATCGCCAAGCCCGAGCATCTCGAACTCGTGGTACATCTCCTCGATCTTTGGCATCTGCCACTCGCCGCGCGCGAACTCGATCGAACCGCTCTTGATGAAGTGCGCGCCGATCCCTTCGCGCTCGCAGACTTCGCCGACATTGTCGACGGTGTCGAACATCGCCGTCTGCACCGCGCGAGCCGCGTCGGTGCCGAATCGATCGGCGAGCGTCGTCAGTGCTGTTGGGAAGCCGGAGTAGCACCAGCCACCGTTGCGACCGGACGCGCCGAAGCCGGCGATCTCAGCTTCGAGGATGGCGACGTTCAACGATGGGTCGGCCTGCAGCAGGTGGTACGCAGTCCACAACCCTGACAAGCCGGCACCGAGAATGGCGACATCGACCGTGATCGAGCCATCCAGCGGTGGCCGGGGTGTCAGGTCGTCGTCCGACGTCTCCAGCCAGAAGCTATAGCGTCCGTAGTCCTTACTCACGATTCCCTCTTCCCCTGCACATTCCACTATCAGTCAGAAGGTGCGCGCATCGTACCGTCTGGAACACTGGCGAGCGATCGAATTTCAATCCAGATGGTACCGCCTCAGGGCGGGTGGGCGTGGAGGAATGGGTAGCCCCACCCGGGGCTACCCATTGATTGAACGTGTTACTCGCTGAGCATGACCCGCTTCAACCACGAACCGGCTGCTGCTGTCGGCAGGTGGAAGATGTTGCTCACATGTGGCTTGGTGACGTAGAAGTTCTGGCCGTGATACACCGCGACGTTTGCTGCGTCATGCACCAGGATGACTTCGGCATCGCTGTACATCTGCAGGCGCTTCTCTTCGTCGGTCTCGATCAGCGCAGCAGCGACAAGTTGGTCGTACTCATCGTTCTTCCAGTGCGTCTTGTAGAAGTCCGCGTTCGACGCGAACAGCTGGTTGTGCCAGTTGCTCGGGTCGGCGAAGTCCGAACCCCAGATGCCGAGGTGAGCGTTGTACAGCTGATCCGCTCGGGCGCTGCGCCACTCGACGTAGGCACGCGGCTCCAGCGGCTGCAGCTGGACATCGATACCCAGGTTGTCCTTCCATTGCTGCTGCAGATACTGGCTGATGATCGGCAGCGGCGTCGTTGTACGCGCCACGAGCGAGAAGTTCTCCGGCCAGCCCTCGCCGTCCGGGTATCCCGCTTCGGCCAGGAGCTCCTTGGCCTTGGCGATGTCGCCTTCCAGCGCAGCGCCCGGGTTGTTGCCGGGGATGTCGGCCGGCAGGATTGTCGGCGCAACCAGATAGTAGTCCTTCAGGACTGCCGTGATCAGCGATTCGCGATCCCAGCCTAGCGCCAGCGCCTGGCGAACACGGATGTCGTCTGTTGGCGCGTTGCGCGTGTCGAAGTGGATCATCTCGGTGCTGGATGCCGGGTAGCCCTTCATCTCAGCCGAGAGTGTGGGATCGGCCAGCGCGCGCTCGTATTCCGCAGCCGGCACGAGTGCATGGTCGACTTCGTCGTTCTCGTAGGCGGTCAGACCCTTGGCGACCCAGTCGTCGTAGATCGTGTATTCGGCCTTACCGATGTGCGGCTTGTCGCCCCAATAGGTCGGGTTTGGCTCGAACACCATCAACTGATCGTGCTTCCACTCAGTGATGATGAATGGGCCGTTGACGACCATGTTCTCCGGCTCAAGCCACTTGTTGCCGGCCGCTTCAACGACGTGCTGCGGCACCGGATACGCCGTCCAGGTCGCCGAGATGATCGGGAAGAACGGCATCGGTTCTTCGAGCGTGACCTCGAAAGTCAGATCGTCGACGGCTGCGACGCCGAGCTGGTCCGGCGTCATATCGCCGGCAGCGATCGCCTCGCCGTTCTTGATCGGGTAGAAGATCGCGGCGTACTTCGATGCCGTCGCCGGATCCATGACGCGCCGCCATGAGTACAGGAAGTCGTTGGCGTTCAGCGGTGTGCCATCCGACCACTGCATGTCCGGGCGGATCTTGTA
This region of Thermomicrobiales bacterium genomic DNA includes:
- a CDS encoding peptide ABC transporter substrate-binding protein, yielding MVAELLLEGLVVISPEDGTASPAMSESYEANADGTVWTYKIRPDMQWSDGTPLNANDFLYSWRRVMDPATASKYAAIFYPIKNGEAIAAGDMTPDQLGVAAVDDLTFEVTLEEPMPFFPIISATWTAYPVPQHVVEAAGNKWLEPENMVVNGPFIITEWKHDQLMVFEPNPTYWGDKPHIGKAEYTIYDDWVAKGLTAYENDEVDHALVPAAEYERALADPTLSAEMKGYPASSTEMIHFDTRNAPTDDIRVRQALALGWDRESLITAVLKDYYLVAPTILPADIPGNNPGAALEGDIAKAKELLAEAGYPDGEGWPENFSLVARTTTPLPIISQYLQQQWKDNLGIDVQLQPLEPRAYVEWRSARADQLYNAHLGIWGSDFADPSNWHNQLFASNADFYKTHWKNDEYDQLVAAALIETDEEKRLQMYSDAEVILVHDAANVAVYHGQNFYVTKPHVSNIFHLPTAAAGSWLKRVMLSE
- a CDS encoding FAD-binding oxidoreductase, with amino-acid sequence MSKDYGRYSFWLETSDDDLTPRPPLDGSITVDVAILGAGLSGLWTAYHLLQADPSLNVAILEAEIAGFGASGRNGGWCYSGFPTALTTLADRFGTDAARAVQTAMFDTVDNVGEVCEREGIGAHFIKSGSIEFARGEWQMPKIEEMYHEFEMLGLGDHGALLDANETAKHLRVTRAIGSFWNKEGASVQPARLTRGLARAVERHGGTIYEQTRVTSFVPGPLPRLDTERGNVVAKVIVLAGEAYLSQLPQLSRQIIPMTSHIVVTEPLPDEIWQQIGWEKREVVGGWGTTGGYLNHTADGRIAFGPYSGRYPYGSRISDALDLREEIFELGRESAVDWFPMLKDVKFTHAWGGVLGVPRDRIPTMSYDRKTGIARAYGYSGEGVATTNLSGRVLADLITEKDTELTHLPMTTHASPDWEPEPVRWTGVTYVRRGIKRMEQQAEETGAYPKRKPLAARFWN